A genomic region of [Eubacterium] eligens ATCC 27750 contains the following coding sequences:
- a CDS encoding zinc ribbon domain-containing protein: MICMSCGRANEQGAQFCKSCGAKLSQSDNSQQGMNNSASDSDAAFKQNNGYQQYDISENVYVGTTRMTKKEFDKCESIKPITKNLMVAAIITYVIGIISFVVNVIVAGNIFGILDVVIVVGLGLGIQLAKSRACAVALGAYSLFNLIFMMILTGRPGGWLIIICAVYAIIYTFKYQKTWNKYQQTGQL; encoded by the coding sequence ATGATATGTATGTCGTGTGGAAGAGCTAATGAGCAGGGGGCACAGTTTTGCAAAAGCTGTGGGGCTAAATTGTCACAAAGTGATAATTCTCAGCAAGGTATGAACAATAGTGCATCGGATTCTGATGCTGCATTTAAGCAGAACAATGGATATCAGCAATATGACATATCTGAAAATGTATATGTTGGAACAACAAGGATGACAAAGAAAGAATTTGATAAGTGTGAAAGTATCAAGCCGATTACTAAGAATCTTATGGTTGCAGCAATAATTACATATGTCATTGGTATAATATCATTCGTGGTAAATGTTATTGTTGCGGGAAATATATTTGGTATATTAGATGTAGTTATAGTTGTAGGACTTGGATTAGGAATCCAGCTCGCAAAAAGCCGGGCATGTGCTGTTGCACTTGGTGCGTATTCATTATTTAATTTGATATTTATGATGATACTTACCGGCAGGCCTGGGGGATGGCTTATTATAATATGTGCTGTGTATGCAATAATTTATACATTTAAATATCAGAAAACATGGAATAAATATCAGCAGACAGGACAGTTGTGA
- a CDS encoding CvpA family protein codes for MLLIGVILILGIFAVVGWRKGVIRIVLSLASILITIIAAVIVAPLATSAVKSGTNLDENLSQSIYELLSNNKEIDDYFIANQRNLLDVNINHISSYSDEVNKVIGEVGNRINLPESLTDAVKAIPESELANVITDYTSTSVKEITLRIISVRLANIVLTAIIYIMIMVIVFIALRIVIAATGIISRLPVIKQANKAGGVILGLVEGLVVIWLFFTVVTAISGTETASKILLQIHGNNILEGLYNCNPITKLLFHTIR; via the coding sequence ATGCTTTTAATAGGAGTGATATTAATTCTTGGAATATTTGCTGTTGTGGGATGGAGAAAGGGCGTTATAAGAATAGTTCTTTCGCTGGCGTCAATACTTATAACAATAATAGCTGCGGTAATTGTTGCACCATTGGCAACATCAGCGGTAAAAAGCGGAACTAATCTGGATGAAAATTTATCACAATCCATATATGAGTTGTTATCAAATAATAAAGAAATTGATGATTATTTTATTGCGAATCAGAGGAATTTATTAGATGTAAATATTAATCATATAAGCAGCTATTCAGATGAAGTCAATAAAGTTATAGGTGAGGTTGGAAACAGAATCAATCTTCCAGAGAGTCTGACTGATGCAGTTAAAGCAATTCCAGAATCTGAATTGGCAAATGTTATAACTGATTATACATCAACATCGGTTAAAGAAATTACTTTAAGGATAATCTCGGTAAGGCTTGCAAATATAGTCCTGACGGCAATCATATATATAATGATAATGGTGATTGTATTTATAGCACTTAGGATTGTTATTGCTGCAACAGGAATTATAAGCAGGCTGCCTGTCATAAAACAGGCGAATAAAGCAGGCGGGGTAATATTGGGGCTTGTTGAAGGCCTTGTTGTAATATGGTTATTTTTTACAGTTGTTACAGCAATAAGCGGAACGGAGACAGCTTCCAAGATATTACTACAGATACATGGCAATAATATCTTAGAGGGATTGTATAATTGCAATCCAATCACTAAGTTGTTATTTCATACAATAAGATAA
- a CDS encoding DUF5711 family protein — MADIISGKSRFNGDRNAPVRKVISINSQAAASLEQSEDVLDDETVKRKIRRHKIRVICATVFIIALIAAGVYIALRFMDNYDYTSYSVVNSTNRDDIESSRYVSFADGYVRYSNDGISYYKGNGKAIWNQTYSMQNPAVSICENSIAVADINGSTAYSFNQDGQVGKADTSMPILQVEVSSTGKIATVLEDNHANYINMYDTNGDKIYSVKTTLSGDGYPLDISISSDAKKLIASFIKVSGDEIKTNVVFYNFSDVGKNETERVVGGFNYDDIIVGDVKFINDTMAVAVGENVISIYKIKEYPSLEHTIEINNEIEKIFYSDQYIGVVENNSDSGDPYKLVVYNIAGKEIFNTTFAVQYTDIKFDGKSIIMNNASTFVLMNLRGKKLADIEFDMPVINVLPKGTRGDYTLVNSKYIQTIKLK, encoded by the coding sequence ATGGCAGATATAATATCTGGAAAATCAAGATTTAATGGTGACAGAAATGCGCCGGTCAGAAAAGTAATCAGCATAAATTCACAGGCGGCAGCGTCTTTAGAACAATCAGAGGATGTTCTTGATGATGAAACAGTAAAAAGAAAGATACGCAGACATAAAATAAGGGTTATATGTGCAACAGTATTTATAATAGCGTTAATTGCAGCTGGTGTATATATTGCTTTGAGATTTATGGACAATTATGATTATACATCATATTCAGTTGTTAATTCAACTAACAGGGATGATATAGAATCTTCCAGGTATGTTTCATTTGCAGATGGATATGTAAGGTATAGCAATGATGGTATTTCATATTATAAGGGAAATGGCAAGGCTATATGGAACCAGACATATTCAATGCAGAACCCGGCAGTAAGCATATGTGAAAATTCTATAGCTGTTGCTGATATTAATGGAAGTACAGCATATTCATTTAATCAGGATGGACAAGTCGGAAAGGCCGATACTTCTATGCCAATATTGCAGGTTGAGGTTTCCTCAACTGGTAAAATAGCGACAGTCCTAGAGGATAATCATGCCAATTACATTAATATGTATGATACAAATGGAGATAAAATATACAGTGTGAAGACAACTTTGTCGGGTGATGGTTATCCGTTAGATATTAGTATTTCATCAGATGCCAAGAAGCTTATAGCGTCATTTATAAAGGTGAGTGGTGATGAGATAAAAACAAATGTTGTTTTTTACAATTTTTCTGATGTTGGAAAAAATGAAACGGAACGAGTTGTCGGTGGATTTAATTATGATGATATAATTGTTGGTGATGTGAAATTTATAAATGATACAATGGCTGTTGCTGTTGGAGAAAATGTAATAAGCATTTATAAGATAAAAGAATATCCGTCACTTGAGCACACAATTGAAATTAATAATGAAATAGAAAAAATATTTTATAGTGACCAGTACATAGGTGTTGTTGAGAATAATTCTGATTCGGGAGATCCATATAAACTTGTAGTTTACAACATAGCTGGAAAAGAAATATTTAACACTACATTTGCAGTTCAATATACAGATATTAAGTTTGATGGAAAAAGTATAATTATGAATAATGCATCAACATTTGTTCTGATGAATCTGAGAGGCAAAAAGCTGGCAGATATAGAATTTGACATGCCGGTTATTAATGTGTTGCCAAAGGGAACCAGAGGAGATTATACACTTGTGAATTCCAAATATATACAGACAATCAAACTGAAGTGA
- a CDS encoding LysM peptidoglycan-binding domain-containing protein — translation MIEIICNEENSDKSKKGTRGAAIRRPKNIKQIGEVNSDKKIYIEDYAFTYINSIAYNNPSDIQAGVLLGDNQVDGEEKCVFIKGIIKAKLGKEVEEKGVYFNENVWNVIYTDVEKYFPDLSVVGWFAAIPEVTPERMLKLKKIHLDNFAGTMKTFYLIDTVEKEENFYLYENGELKKQKGYVCFYERNYEMQEYMLERRERSSSEEGPDKVMKSIRNIIKEKEELREQKKSTRFMYGVSTFMVVVILVIGINLMNNYQKMKKFDKSISSLMVQMSGNDSTKADTVVPVNKLEGGVYPTEAETEGTSIIATATESFDVTTVVQTEEQVVAATVKEPVIYTVKSGDTIMGICKKYYGDTSKCKEVTAYNDIKDENVLYIGQQIKLP, via the coding sequence ATGATAGAAATAATTTGTAATGAAGAAAATTCAGATAAGTCAAAAAAAGGTACAAGAGGTGCGGCCATAAGGAGACCGAAAAATATTAAACAGATAGGCGAAGTGAACTCTGATAAGAAAATATATATAGAAGATTATGCTTTTACATATATAAATTCAATAGCATACAATAATCCATCGGATATACAGGCTGGAGTTCTTCTTGGGGACAATCAGGTGGATGGAGAAGAAAAATGTGTTTTTATAAAAGGTATAATAAAAGCAAAACTTGGGAAAGAGGTTGAAGAAAAAGGGGTGTATTTTAATGAAAATGTCTGGAATGTAATATATACAGATGTTGAAAAATATTTCCCGGATCTTTCAGTTGTAGGCTGGTTTGCAGCTATTCCTGAAGTTACGCCTGAAAGAATGCTTAAATTAAAGAAAATACATCTGGATAATTTTGCGGGGACAATGAAAACATTTTATCTTATTGATACAGTGGAGAAGGAAGAGAATTTTTATCTTTATGAAAATGGTGAGTTGAAAAAACAAAAAGGATATGTATGTTTTTATGAGCGGAATTATGAGATGCAGGAATATATGTTAGAGAGAAGAGAACGGAGTTCAAGTGAAGAGGGACCGGACAAGGTAATGAAATCTATACGTAATATAATTAAGGAAAAAGAGGAACTGAGAGAACAGAAAAAGAGTACAAGATTTATGTACGGTGTAAGCACATTTATGGTTGTAGTCATTCTTGTTATTGGAATTAATCTGATGAATAATTACCAGAAAATGAAAAAGTTTGACAAATCAATAAGCAGTCTTATGGTACAGATGTCAGGAAATGATTCGACAAAAGCGGATACGGTTGTACCAGTCAATAAATTAGAGGGCGGTGTATATCCTACAGAAGCAGAAACAGAAGGGACAAGCATAATTGCGACAGCAACGGAAAGTTTTGATGTGACAACTGTTGTACAGACGGAGGAGCAGGTGGTTGCAGCAACAGTTAAGGAGCCTGTGATATATACGGTGAAATCTGGGGATACAATAATGGGAATATGTAAAAAGTATTATGGTGACACATCAAAATGTAAAGAGGTAACTGCATATAATGATATAAAAGATGAAAATGTATTATACATAGGACAGCAGATAAAACTTCCTTGA
- the yyaC gene encoding spore protease YyaC: MLYYFNSTNSSSGVKMGKMLCDIVSKNILPNQEIIILCIGSDRSTGDSLGPLIGHQFRDYISPGMYLIGDLNQPVHAANLNYCLKTISKTFDNPYIIAIDASLGKEDHVGYMTLATGPLKPGLGVKKKLPEVGDIHITGIVNSSRDMEFSTLQTTRLSIIFQIADAIVLALRTFNDDYYIQQEPALSYLLRQTS, encoded by the coding sequence ATGCTTTATTACTTTAATTCAACCAATTCTTCTTCTGGAGTAAAAATGGGAAAAATGCTCTGTGATATCGTATCCAAGAATATTCTCCCTAATCAGGAAATCATTATTTTATGTATAGGAAGTGACCGTTCTACCGGTGACAGTCTTGGCCCACTAATTGGTCACCAGTTCAGGGATTATATTTCTCCTGGTATGTATCTCATCGGAGATCTTAACCAGCCTGTTCATGCTGCCAATCTTAATTACTGTCTTAAAACTATAAGCAAAACATTTGATAATCCTTACATAATCGCAATAGATGCTTCTCTTGGCAAAGAAGATCATGTTGGTTATATGACTCTCGCAACTGGTCCTTTAAAGCCCGGACTGGGTGTTAAAAAAAAGTTGCCCGAAGTGGGAGATATTCACATTACAGGAATTGTTAACTCTTCCCGTGATATGGAATTCTCTACACTTCAGACAACCCGCCTGTCAATAATATTTCAGATAGCTGATGCAATTGTGCTTGCATTAAGAACATTTAATGACGATTATTATATACAGCAAGAGCCTGCGCTATCGTATCTGCTGCGCCAGACTTCATAA
- a CDS encoding hydratase: protein MIKLSDGGAYLINGVDIVEDSASAVNEVAAKTGCSVTKEEAAKNTIAYGILENHNTSGNMEKLKIKFDKMTSHDITFVGIIQTARASGLEKFPIPYVLTNCHNSLCAVGGTINEDDHMFGLTCAKKYGGIYVPPHQAVIHQFAREMLAEGGKMILGSDSHTRYGALGTMAMGEGGPELVKQLLNKTYDINRPGVVAIYMTGEPAKGVGPQDVALAIIGAVFGNGYVKNKVMEFVGPGVSSLSADFRIGVDVMTTETTCLSSIWRTDDKVKEFYDIHGRSESYKELNPGNVAYYDGVVYVDLSTIKPMIAMPFHPSNTYTIEELNANLEDILHDVEKKALVSLDGQVEYKLTDKIKNGRLYVDQGIIAGCAGGGFENICAAADILKGKSIGADEFTLSVYPASTPIYVELARNGRLADLMETGAIVKTAFCGPCFGAGDTPANNAFSIRHSTRNFPNREGSKLQNGQISSVALMDARSIAATAANKGYLTAATDVDVEFTGPAYHFDSSIYANRVFDSKGVADPEQEIQFGPNIKDWPEMVALPENLIIKVVSEIHDPVTTTDELIPSGETSSFRSNPLGLAEFALSRKDPAYVGRAKEVQKAEKAREAGQCMGEALPELRDIMHKIKETYDVHKSNVGVGSTIFAVKPGDGSAREQAASCQKVLGGWANIANEYATKRYRSNLINWGMLPFIIDKGELPFENGDYIFIPEIQDAIKNKVSTIKAFVVNKDMKEFELKLDELTDDERQIILDGCLINYYRDNK, encoded by the coding sequence ATGATTAAATTAAGTGATGGAGGAGCATATCTTATCAACGGTGTCGATATTGTTGAGGATAGTGCTTCGGCTGTGAATGAAGTAGCTGCCAAGACAGGATGTTCAGTAACAAAGGAAGAGGCTGCTAAGAATACTATTGCATATGGAATTCTTGAAAACCATAACACATCTGGAAACATGGAGAAGTTAAAGATTAAGTTTGATAAGATGACTTCTCATGATATTACATTTGTTGGAATTATCCAGACAGCAAGAGCGTCAGGGCTTGAAAAATTCCCAATTCCTTATGTACTTACTAACTGTCATAACAGTCTCTGTGCAGTTGGCGGAACTATTAATGAAGATGACCATATGTTTGGTCTTACATGTGCAAAGAAATATGGCGGAATATATGTGCCACCTCATCAGGCTGTAATCCACCAGTTTGCAAGAGAAATGCTGGCTGAAGGTGGAAAGATGATTCTTGGTTCAGACAGCCATACACGTTATGGAGCTCTTGGAACAATGGCTATGGGCGAAGGTGGACCAGAGCTTGTTAAGCAGCTTCTTAATAAGACATATGATATTAACAGACCGGGAGTAGTAGCTATCTACATGACAGGAGAACCAGCAAAGGGTGTTGGTCCTCAGGATGTTGCACTTGCTATTATAGGTGCAGTATTTGGTAACGGTTATGTTAAGAATAAAGTTATGGAGTTCGTTGGACCTGGTGTTTCATCACTCAGTGCTGATTTTAGAATTGGCGTAGATGTTATGACTACAGAGACAACATGTCTTTCATCTATCTGGAGAACAGATGATAAGGTTAAGGAATTCTATGATATTCACGGAAGAAGTGAGAGCTACAAGGAACTTAATCCTGGAAATGTGGCTTATTACGATGGTGTTGTATATGTGGATTTAAGCACAATCAAGCCAATGATTGCTATGCCATTCCATCCAAGCAATACTTATACAATTGAAGAGCTTAATGCTAATCTTGAAGATATTCTCCATGATGTAGAGAAGAAGGCTCTTGTAAGCCTTGATGGACAGGTTGAATATAAGCTCACGGATAAGATTAAGAATGGCAGACTTTATGTTGATCAGGGAATTATCGCCGGATGTGCCGGTGGTGGTTTTGAAAACATATGTGCAGCTGCAGACATTCTTAAAGGAAAGTCTATTGGTGCAGATGAGTTTACGCTTAGCGTATATCCTGCAAGTACACCGATTTATGTTGAACTTGCAAGAAATGGAAGACTTGCAGATCTTATGGAGACAGGCGCAATCGTTAAGACTGCATTCTGCGGACCATGCTTTGGTGCAGGAGATACACCTGCTAATAATGCATTCTCAATCAGACATTCAACAAGAAACTTCCCTAACAGAGAGGGTTCTAAGTTACAGAATGGTCAGATATCATCTGTTGCACTTATGGATGCACGTTCTATTGCAGCAACAGCAGCTAATAAGGGATACCTTACAGCAGCTACAGATGTTGATGTAGAGTTTACAGGACCAGCATACCATTTTGACAGCTCAATCTATGCTAACAGAGTATTTGACAGCAAGGGGGTTGCAGATCCAGAACAGGAAATCCAGTTCGGACCTAATATCAAAGATTGGCCAGAGATGGTTGCACTTCCAGAGAACCTTATTATTAAGGTTGTATCTGAGATACATGATCCGGTTACAACAACAGATGAACTTATTCCATCAGGAGAGACATCATCATTCAGATCTAATCCTCTTGGTCTTGCTGAATTCGCGCTTTCAAGAAAGGATCCTGCATATGTAGGACGTGCTAAGGAAGTACAGAAAGCAGAGAAGGCAAGAGAAGCTGGACAGTGCATGGGAGAAGCCTTACCAGAGCTCAGAGACATCATGCATAAGATTAAAGAAACATATGATGTTCATAAGTCTAATGTTGGTGTTGGAAGCACTATATTTGCAGTTAAGCCGGGCGATGGTTCAGCAAGAGAGCAGGCAGCATCATGTCAGAAGGTACTTGGCGGATGGGCTAACATTGCTAATGAGTATGCGACTAAGAGATATCGTTCAAATCTTATCAATTGGGGTATGCTTCCATTCATAATTGATAAGGGAGAGCTTCCTTTTGAGAATGGAGATTATATCTTTATTCCGGAGATTCAGGATGCGATTAAGAACAAAGTGTCTACAATCAAGGCATTTGTTGTTAATAAAGATATGAAAGAGTTCGAACTTAAGCTTGATGAGCTTACAGATGATGAAAGACAGATAATTCTTGATGGATGTCTTATTAATTATTATAGAGATAACAAATAA
- a CDS encoding HIT family protein produces MKKDDCIFCKLANGEIPTNALYEDDIVKVIFDASPAAKGHVLILPKEHFDNIYELDDDTAAHVFKVAAKISKAYKKALDFDGLNIVQNNGEVAGQTVFHFHMHIIPRIKGDTVNVGWVPGTADNDTIASIVEKVTPYL; encoded by the coding sequence ATGAAAAAGGATGATTGTATTTTTTGCAAGCTGGCAAACGGCGAGATTCCAACAAATGCTCTTTATGAGGATGATATTGTAAAAGTTATTTTCGATGCAAGTCCTGCCGCTAAAGGACATGTACTTATATTGCCGAAGGAACATTTTGACAATATATATGAACTTGATGATGACACTGCCGCACATGTATTTAAAGTAGCAGCTAAGATTTCTAAAGCGTATAAGAAAGCATTGGATTTTGATGGACTTAATATTGTTCAGAACAATGGAGAAGTAGCAGGGCAGACAGTATTTCATTTCCATATGCATATTATTCCTAGAATTAAAGGTGATACAGTTAATGTTGGATGGGTTCCGGGAACTGCAGATAATGACACCATAGCATCAATAGTAGAAAAAGTTACACCTTATCTTTAA
- a CDS encoding GHKL domain-containing protein: MLNNDEYNQLCNLVKNTPDLKPVIEKLSLISPSELSISSHNIKNHIAYLKTSFQLLKKKSPEISDNIYFKRMEKVLSELICHMDRTTLYRYSMKDLDRYPVCIKDILYELPDIIDENTDNDCSFNFSLADLPDISINPEHFKMMMTEIVLNACEASDYSGEITLQSDINDNIIRINIANNCTTEIPKNISLEHISQPFFTTKKGHCGVGLAIVHQICMKYNISASIYNADNQIIFSIIIPLSDN; encoded by the coding sequence ATGCTTAATAATGATGAATATAACCAACTATGTAACTTAGTAAAAAATACTCCTGATTTAAAACCTGTTATCGAAAAACTGTCTTTAATCTCTCCTTCAGAATTATCTATTAGTTCCCATAATATCAAAAATCATATTGCGTATCTGAAAACAAGCTTTCAGCTTCTAAAAAAGAAATCCCCCGAAATATCAGATAATATTTATTTCAAACGCATGGAAAAAGTACTATCTGAACTAATATGTCATATGGACCGCACTACTCTATATCGTTACAGCATGAAAGATTTAGATAGATATCCTGTATGCATTAAAGATATACTTTATGAACTTCCTGATATTATTGATGAAAATACAGACAACGACTGTAGCTTTAATTTCTCTCTTGCCGACTTGCCTGATATATCAATCAATCCTGAACATTTCAAAATGATGATGACAGAAATTGTATTAAACGCATGTGAAGCCTCTGATTATTCTGGTGAAATAACGCTCCAGTCCGATATTAATGACAATATAATTCGTATTAATATAGCAAATAACTGCACAACAGAAATTCCCAAAAATATATCCCTTGAACATATCAGCCAGCCTTTTTTCACTACAAAGAAAGGACACTGTGGTGTCGGTCTTGCAATCGTTCATCAGATATGTATGAAATATAACATTTCTGCTTCAATATATAATGCAGACAACCAGATTATATTCAGTATAATTATACCTTTATCAGACAATTAG
- a CDS encoding DUF6382 domain-containing protein: protein MGSDNINVRYEHQNNSNYLVIEDEKEYEDYQYKMLRRNKPDHFLKMSMYSVNNKYGIYYDITSKQQVSKFYEYGKMTMDDVKSICINISEIVRIADDYMLDIDHVKIEPKYIYMDVGTKKLYFVYHTNLNSYTFNESLKMLFEFILEHFDHSLDKQCIVKLYEIYQKVLVGDYDPFNLIKMFGMSEKQWDDEKIASQEISEEKREIKREIKREIPTVFPEQILVDKEERQEKSLSQIPIAGALIMFFGLINMFLPDMIPLNIPAMVSFACTGAGAGILFYTFKKKKSYADTVTSVEKEEIPYAIKEEVKDNNLVNKTKNVSDMYDDLCNETMLLSDFIGSARKKKKLKLHLMDDNLIGELDIHTSDEHNIRSIAMNKYPYIIGSLEKMSDVVVNAQVISRMHCCVYHESNQEDIYSIEDLNATNGTYINGERLNNHEKKQLCNGDILKLAAIAFKVEIS, encoded by the coding sequence TTGGGGAGTGATAATATAAATGTAAGATACGAGCATCAGAATAACAGTAATTATCTGGTAATAGAGGATGAAAAAGAATATGAGGATTATCAGTATAAAATGCTGAGACGCAATAAGCCAGATCATTTTTTAAAGATGTCTATGTATTCGGTAAATAATAAATACGGGATATATTATGATATAACATCGAAACAGCAGGTGAGTAAATTCTATGAATATGGAAAAATGACAATGGATGATGTTAAATCAATATGCATAAATATTTCTGAGATAGTCAGGATTGCTGATGATTACATGTTGGATATAGATCATGTGAAAATTGAACCTAAATACATATATATGGATGTTGGAACTAAAAAATTGTATTTTGTATATCATACAAATCTTAATTCTTATACATTTAATGAAAGCTTAAAAATGCTGTTTGAGTTTATACTTGAGCATTTTGATCATAGTCTGGATAAACAGTGTATTGTTAAATTGTATGAAATATATCAGAAGGTATTGGTAGGTGACTATGATCCTTTCAATTTAATAAAAATGTTTGGAATGTCAGAAAAACAATGGGATGATGAAAAAATAGCATCACAAGAAATTAGTGAAGAAAAAAGAGAAATTAAAAGAGAAATAAAAAGGGAAATTCCAACAGTATTTCCGGAACAGATTCTTGTAGATAAAGAAGAAAGACAGGAAAAGTCTTTATCTCAAATTCCAATAGCAGGAGCGTTAATTATGTTTTTTGGACTTATTAATATGTTTCTGCCAGATATGATTCCGTTAAATATACCTGCTATGGTTTCTTTTGCATGTACTGGCGCAGGCGCTGGAATATTATTTTATACATTCAAAAAGAAGAAATCATACGCTGATACAGTAACGTCTGTTGAAAAGGAAGAAATCCCTTACGCAATAAAAGAAGAAGTAAAAGATAATAATCTGGTTAATAAAACAAAAAATGTATCAGATATGTATGATGATTTATGCAATGAAACAATGCTGTTATCAGATTTTATTGGTTCAGCGAGAAAAAAGAAAAAATTAAAATTGCATCTTATGGATGACAATCTGATAGGTGAATTAGATATACATACATCAGATGAACATAATATAAGGTCAATAGCAATGAACAAATATCCATATATTATCGGCAGTCTTGAAAAAATGTCAGATGTAGTTGTGAATGCACAAGTTATAAGTCGTATGCACTGTTGTGTATATCATGAGAGCAATCAGGAGGATATATATAGCATAGAGGATCTTAATGCAACTAATGGAACATACATTAATGGAGAAAGGCTTAATAATCATGAGAAAAAACAATTATGTAATGGAGATATACTTAAACTGGCGGCGATAGCCTTCAAGGTTGAAATAAGCTAG
- a CDS encoding TadE family protein, protein MEAALVIPLFVYATVAVIFMLHVLMVRTQVNNALYNTVRKINRYAYISESVQELSDEDKNDIFNSLKKSEDDAGICRKVITNVELVTVFIDEIGGSYAKDNYITGGNAGWVFAGTKVLDNSSTIEVKLTYRIYNPFNIFGKQGIYIQEHCLTDAWLGEDRNTYVPSEYNKGDMYVYVTENGQVFHTDIDCTYLLHQIRTASINDVSQLRNDAGAKYYKCSKCDGNSDTIYYTPYGRRYHTTSTCEVLQRNVTSIKREIAEKTMRCCIKCAENNG, encoded by the coding sequence GTGGAGGCAGCATTAGTAATACCATTATTTGTCTATGCAACAGTAGCGGTTATATTTATGCTGCATGTACTAATGGTAAGAACACAGGTAAATAATGCATTGTATAACACAGTAAGAAAAATAAACAGATATGCGTATATAAGTGAATCGGTGCAGGAACTGTCAGATGAAGATAAAAATGATATATTTAACAGTTTAAAGAAAAGTGAAGATGATGCAGGTATATGCAGAAAAGTTATTACCAATGTTGAATTGGTGACTGTTTTTATAGATGAAATAGGTGGCAGTTATGCCAAAGATAATTATATAACAGGTGGTAATGCAGGCTGGGTTTTTGCCGGAACAAAAGTACTTGATAATAGTTCCACAATCGAAGTAAAACTTACATACAGAATATATAATCCATTTAACATATTTGGGAAACAGGGGATATATATTCAGGAACATTGTCTGACAGATGCCTGGCTTGGGGAAGACAGAAACACATATGTGCCATCTGAATACAATAAGGGGGATATGTATGTTTATGTTACAGAAAATGGACAGGTATTTCATACTGATATTGATTGCACATATTTACTACATCAGATAAGAACTGCCAGTATAAATGATGTTTCACAATTAAGAAATGATGCAGGTGCAAAGTATTATAAATGCAGTAAATGTGATGGAAATTCAGATACAATTTATTATACGCCATACGGACGCAGATACCATACAACTTCTACATGTGAAGTGTTGCAACGCAATGTCACAAGCATAAAAAGGGAAATTGCAGAAAAAACAATGAGATGTTGTATTAAATGCGCTGAAAATAATGGCTGA